One window of the Manihot esculenta cultivar AM560-2 chromosome 14, M.esculenta_v8, whole genome shotgun sequence genome contains the following:
- the LOC110600571 gene encoding uncharacterized protein LOC110600571, giving the protein MDRGLIIDISVLGAILAHFRVQLDLKDRIRNLQYRGLQLMQIIEEYAKCLPPENNGQSERSIQTLEDMLRMCAINFGGQWDDRLPLVEFAYNNCYHSRIGMAPYVGPFEIKDRVGIVTYRLELLLEFSQVYLVFHISILKKYISNPSHVLQPESIEINENLSYKEQLIATMDHQIYQLRSKQIPMVKVLWRN; this is encoded by the exons ATGGACCGGGGTTTGATAATTGATATATCTGTATTAGGTGCAATCTTAGCACACTTTAGAGTACAACTAGACCTCAAAGATAGAATTAGAAATTTGCAATACAGGGGCCTGCAATTGATGCAGATTATAGAAGAG TATGCTAAGTG CCTTCCACCCGAAAATAATGGACAGTCTGAGAGGTCTATACAAACattagaagatatgcttcgtaTGTGTGCCATAAATTTTGGTGGCCAATGGGATGATCGActaccattggtggagtttgcttacaataactgTTATCATTCCAGGATTGGTATGGCACCTTATGTGGGTCCTTTTGAAATCAAAGACAGAGTTGGGATAGTTACTTATCGATTAGAGTTACTGTTAGAATTCTCACAAGTTTATCTAGTGTTTCACATTTCGATACTGAAAAAGTACATATCTAATCCATCACATGTATTGCAACCAGAATCAATAGAAATTAATGAGAACTTATCTTATAAGGAGCAACTTATAGCCACAATGGATCATCAGATATATCAACTTCGGTCAAAACAAATACCTATGGTCAAAGTTTTATGGAGGAACTAG